From the genome of Methanorbis rubei:
GTTTTTGAAACGCGAATAGCGCGAATCGCATGCCTACGGCCTGCTCGCCGCTTCGCGGAATAAAAAATCGCCAAAGGCGATTTTTGAAATATTACTAAAATGATTTATTTTTAGACATTTTTTTCATTTAGATGGATGTAATTTGTTTTTGTGTTTTGAAAAATCGCCATTGGCGATTTTTTTATTAGCGTTATTCGCGTTTAAAAAAATAAAAAAAGTAGGTCAGAAGAGACCGGAGATGTTGCCGTTTGCATCGATGTCGATCATGCATGCAGAGGGTTTTGCCGGAAGGCCCGGCATGGTCATGATCTCGCCGGTCTCAACAACGATGAATCCTGCACCGTTTAAGAGTCTGACATTCGCAGCGTTCACCGTGAAGCCGGTCGGGCGACCGAGTTTGTTCGGGTCGTCCGAGAGTGAGTACTGGGTTTTTGCGATGCAGATCGGAAGGTTTCCTGAACCCATTGCTTCGATCTCTTTGATGGTGGTGTCGGCAGCTGCTGAGTAAGCAACTTTGGCAGCACCGTAGATACCGGTAGCAATAGTTTCAATTTTATCTTTGACCGGCTTGTCAAGATCGTAGAAGAATTGGAAGTTGTTGGGTTTCTCACAGGCTGCAACAACTTTGTTAGCGAGGTCTACTCCTCCTGCCCCGCCGAGGGCGAAGACCTCGGAGAGTGCGATGTCAACACCTTTTTGGGTGCAGAACTCTTTGAGTGCGGCAATCTCCTCATCGCTGTCAGCGGCAAAACGGTTGATCGCAACAACAACCGGCACGCCGAACTTTTTGAGGTTATCCACATGGGCTTCGAGGTTGACCATACCTGCCTTCATGGTAGCAACATTTGGCTCGCCGCATTTTTCCTTTGGGATTCCGCCATTGTATTTCAGAGCGCGAGTCGTTGCCACAAGAACAACTGCGTTCGGAGTGAGGCCTGCGTACCGGCATTTGATGTCCATGAACTTTTCTGCGCCAAGATCAGAACCAAAACCAGCTTCCGTGATGACGTAGTCTGCCATCTTGAGAGCGAGACGGGTTGCACGGACCGAGTTGCAGCCGTGAGCAATATTTGCGAACGGTCCGCCGTGGATGAAGCAGGGAGTGTTTTCCAGTGTCTGAACAAGGTTTGGTTTGAGGGCATCCTTGAGGAGTGCGGCCATTGCTCCCTGGGCTTCGAGATCGCTTGCGTAGAGAATTTTTCCGCTGCGGCTGTAACCGATGATGATCCTGCCGAGCCGAGTTTTGAGATCGATGATATCGGTTGCAAGGCAGAGGATTGCCATGACTTCGGATGCGACCGTGATCATGAAGTGATCCTCTCTTGGAACACCGTTGGTCGGTCCGCCCATGCCGACGACGAGGTTGCGAAGCGCCCTGTCGTTCATGTCAAGGCAGCGTTTGAAAATAATTTTGCGGGTGTCGATGTCGAGAACGTTGCCCTGCTGGATATGGTTGTCGATCATTGCGCAGAGCAGATTGTTTGCGGCAGTGATCGCATGAATGTCGCCGGTGAAGTGGAGGTTGATGTCCTCCATCGGAATAACCTGCGAATAACCGCCGCCCGCAGCTCCGCCTTTGACACCAAAGACCGGTCCAAGCGAAGGTTCACGAAGGGCGATGGCAGCTTTCTTGCCGATCTTTGCCATGGCCTGACCGAGGCCCACAGTTGTGGTGGTTTTTCCTTCGCCTGCCGGGGTCGGGTTGATGGCGGTTACGAGAATAAGTTTGCCGTTTGGTTTACCGGCAAGGCGTTTTTCAACGGTGTCAGAGACCTTGGCTTTGTACTGGCCGTAGGGTTCCAGCTCGTCTGGCTGGATGCCGAGTTTTGCGGCAATCTCCGTAATTTTGTGCATATCGGCTTTTTGTGCGATTTCAATATCAGACAGCATGAATGGTTTCACCCTTCTATGATGACGGTTACTGGCAGGTCCGTCGTTATAGTATAGATGGTTGGAAGGTGTGATAAATACATGGGGAATGGTTTGGGGTGGGAAAAAAGGTTAGGGGAGGCGGGAAAGGATGGTGCTGATTGATTCGGATGCGACACGGTACCAGACATGGGTGTCTGTGCCTACCACTTTTGTTCTGGCAAACACGTCAAGTGTTCCTCCCGGATATGCGGTGAGATTGATCCCACTGGTATTTCCAATCTTATCGACTCGATTCGATATATCAACATACCCGCTACCGTGGAAAATACTATTATTAGCAATTTGTGTACCTCCATTATTGATATACCAGCGCATCGCGTCAACATTTTTATCGAGGGCGCTTGTGGTGATCGTAAACGGAACGATATATTTGGTAGATTCATCTGAATACAGATAGGGTGTCCCAAATTCACCTGAGACTATCGATTTGTCTTCAAAGAAATTAATCCGTGCCGGAATATCGACCGAAACAACCTCAGTCGCTGATGATGGAATACCATCCAACGTGACGGTAACGGTAGCATTCCCTATCAGGCGAGATGCATTCGGACTGGATGGATAAGGTGAATCCAAGACACCAGCTGTTGGCAGATAGAAGAAGTACTGGTTGCCGGATTTCTGAAATGTTAATCCAGTTATAGTAACAGTATTATTCTTACTATCTTTCATATTCTCAAGACTCACCGTTACACTGGTAACAGAGTCATTTATCGGTGTTATCAGCAGGCCATGTCCAGGGACTCCGGTGGTATTGGTAAAGGTCAGAACCCTGACATAGGAGCAATTGAACTGTTGGGTGACTCCAATCATTGCAGGAATGGTGATCATTTTCATGAGAAGTACCTGCTCGGTTGCATCGCGGAACTTTCCGGTAACTGTAACAAGTCTATTTTCCAGTACACCGGTATTGTTCAGTTCATTGGTCATGACCCAGGTTCTATTATCATAGAGTTTTAGATATGTTCCAGTATCAGCGAAGTAGCGATAAGGAATTCCCGTAACAGGATCCGGCACATAGGTGTTCCCCCTCGCCTTATAATGGAGTTGAGGATCGCCAATAGAAACGCGCAGTTCGGCGATGTCTCCGGCATCCTTTCCTCCCATAACTGTCACCGCAACGCCGTGTTCGGGGGCGAGGCCGCCGGTCGCATAGGTGTCAAGCAGAAGACCGACATCCTTTGTATCAGATATCCCGCCGGAAAGCCCCATCATAATAAAAGCAACTACCGCAACTAACACGACCGTGAAAGCAACCAAAAGAATTGTTCCGATAACAGGGGAGACACCCGCATCCCGTTGTGACGAGGACAACATATGGTTGTTAGATATAACATTACATCTATTAATGTGCTTGCCAAGTTGGTTACAGCAATTAATCAGACGCATGATCATCAAAATCCTCAAAATGAATACAATAATATGCAGCAGTATCTTCTTTTATTTGTTTTTTCGTAGTGGTACATGAAGGCTCAAACTATGAAAAACATTAGAATTAACGTTTGGAGCCTCCATACTCCAAAACAAAAAGCTTCAGGAGGGATTTGAACCCTCGACCTGCTGATTACAAATCAGCCGCTATGCCGGGCTAGGCCACTGAAGCAAAAGTGATTATAGTAATAGTCCTTGTGACTAATAATAGTTTACGATATTTCCAGAGATAAGGTACTCGAACACCGGATTTATTTTCTGTGACGCCTGATCTATGCGAAGCAATGATTGATTTCGATAATCTCACCGCAAAACAGAAACACTTCTATGATACCACACGGAAGGTTGTGACAGGCTGCAAATTTTTCAAAAAAGATGCAACACTTTCTGATGCAGAATTTTTTGCAAAGAGAGGATTTGTCTGCACCATGACGTCAGACATCTGCGCTTACTACACGGATTCAACCCTTGGGTATGACACCGGAACCTTGTGCGGCAAATACCGGAAAAAAGAGTGAAGAATATTATTTGTGCTTCTTCATCTTTCCAATCTCTTCTTCGACCTCGTCTGCTCCTTCTTTGTAGAACTTTGCCTCATCAGGGGAAAGTTCATGAAGGAGACGGAGGAACTCGCCTGCATGCACGCGTTCCTCGTCGGCAATATCTCTGAGGACTTCGATGGCGAGCTTGTTGTCGGTTGATTCGGCAAGCTGGTGATAGAGCTGGATTGCTTCGTATTCTGCTGCGACCATGAAACGGATGGCACGGACAAGTTCTGCATCAGTGAGTTTGCGATCAAGCTTCTGGCCTGCGAACGGGTTTCCAAATTCTGGCATGGATAGTATGTTTGTTTTCGCTGTGATAAAAGTAGGGATTGAGATAAAAGAAAAAATGGAAAGTTATTCGGTCCGGAGGTCTTCCATCATCATGGCAGATCCGTAGATGTTATCGATGTACTGCCGAGTGTAGTCGTTGTGGACGTTGATTTCGGCTTTTGTTTTTTCAATGATTCCAAAAATTTTCATGACGGCATTTACTGGTCCGTCTACGAAGACTCCGGGAATGATCGCTTCGTGTAGTAAGCGGAGATTGTTGGAAAGAGTCGCGGTGGCAGAGGTGTCAGCATCACGGACTTTTTGAGTCCATTCCGCTATCTTACGATAGTTTTCAACGTTGTTGCCGGCATTGTACGTGGCTTCGATGTATTTGGTATGCGGGTTTTCCTGCTGTATTCTGGGAGTCCATACGATAATGGTATCCGGATGCCACTGACCGTCCGACTGATAGGTGTAGTGAAGCTGATAGCCGGTGTGGAAGCGGTTCGATTCGACGGTCTCCGTATATTGATCACCAACCGAAGCTGTCCATGAGGTGCTATCTGTTGAGGATGCAGCAACTCCTGTTGTGGTTACAACAATCAGCAGAAGAAAAACAAGTCCGAGTATCCACAAAAAATCAGAGAGCGTTTGCCGTTCATGACGTAACACGGAGTTTTAATCTGCATGTACATAGAGTTGTCGTGAATACGATATATATCAATTGATCAAAAATTCAACTTAATATGAGTGAGACCCGAGGCAAGTTTTGTCCTTTGTCCCTTGTCCCCCACAAAAAAATCAGATGAATCGCAGGCATCATCGGTGATCTCAGATGATTCAACTGCTCCCGCTGTCATGTTGTTTATGTATGGAACTTATCAGATAAATATCACTCAACGCGGGCGAAAAACGACAGAAGAAGATCTGAATTTTTTGGGGTACTTCTCTTTCGAATACAGGGGGACAAGGGACAAAGGACAATAAATTCGATAGGTGGTTTTGCTTGGGGTTTTGCTTGGAGCAACCACGGAATGCACAGAGCACACGGAGCTTCACTGAATGCACGGAAGGAGTAAGAGTAGACATTATCAGTTATCTTATTATTTCCGTGCATTCCGGCGCCGCAGGCGTTCTCCGTGCATTTTAGATTTTCCGTGAAACTCCGTGTGATCGGTGCATTCCGTGGTTACTCAGAATAAAACCAAGGATAGAAAATCACAAACAACAAAATTCACAAACCAGAAAAAGCTCCCCGCTCTTCAAAA
Proteins encoded in this window:
- a CDS encoding formate--tetrahydrofolate ligase, encoding MLSDIEIAQKADMHKITEIAAKLGIQPDELEPYGQYKAKVSDTVEKRLAGKPNGKLILVTAINPTPAGEGKTTTTVGLGQAMAKIGKKAAIALREPSLGPVFGVKGGAAGGGYSQVIPMEDINLHFTGDIHAITAANNLLCAMIDNHIQQGNVLDIDTRKIIFKRCLDMNDRALRNLVVGMGGPTNGVPREDHFMITVASEVMAILCLATDIIDLKTRLGRIIIGYSRSGKILYASDLEAQGAMAALLKDALKPNLVQTLENTPCFIHGGPFANIAHGCNSVRATRLALKMADYVITEAGFGSDLGAEKFMDIKCRYAGLTPNAVVLVATTRALKYNGGIPKEKCGEPNVATMKAGMVNLEAHVDNLKKFGVPVVVAINRFAADSDEEIAALKEFCTQKGVDIALSEVFALGGAGGVDLANKVVAACEKPNNFQFFYDLDKPVKDKIETIATGIYGAAKVAYSAAADTTIKEIEAMGSGNLPICIAKTQYSLSDDPNKLGRPTGFTVNAANVRLLNGAGFIVVETGEIMTMPGLPAKPSACMIDIDANGNISGLF
- a CDS encoding type IV pilin N-terminal domain-containing protein, whose translation is MSSSQRDAGVSPVIGTILLVAFTVVLVAVVAFIMMGLSGGISDTKDVGLLLDTYATGGLAPEHGVAVTVMGGKDAGDIAELRVSIGDPQLHYKARGNTYVPDPVTGIPYRYFADTGTYLKLYDNRTWVMTNELNNTGVLENRLVTVTGKFRDATEQVLLMKMITIPAMIGVTQQFNCSYVRVLTFTNTTGVPGHGLLITPINDSVTSVTVSLENMKDSKNNTVTITGLTFQKSGNQYFFYLPTAGVLDSPYPSSPNASRLIGNATVTVTLDGIPSSATEVVSVDIPARINFFEDKSIVSGEFGTPYLYSDESTKYIVPFTITTSALDKNVDAMRWYINNGGTQIANNSIFHGSGYVDISNRVDKIGNTSGINLTAYPGGTLDVFARTKVVGTDTHVWYRVASESISTILSRLP
- a CDS encoding ferritin family protein, producing MPEFGNPFAGQKLDRKLTDAELVRAIRFMVAAEYEAIQLYHQLAESTDNKLAIEVLRDIADEERVHAGEFLRLLHELSPDEAKFYKEGADEVEEEIGKMKKHK